The nucleotide window GCAGTGCCTTTGTCTGGGTGTGAACAGGGGCAGGGAATGGCCTAGCCAGCAGGGACCACCCCTCACCTCctactccttcccctcccacctctcagGAAATCGACGAGTACATCACACAGGCCCGAGACAAGAGCTATGAGACCATGATGAGAGTGGGCAAGAGAGGCCTGAACCTGGCTGCCAATGCTGCAGTCACCGCTGCTGCCAAGGTGAGATGGGGGCAGACCAGGCTCCCAGGGCCCCACCTTGCTCATTTCATCCCCCTAGCCAAGCCCCTTTGCATCTAACCTGTCCTTGGTGCTGTGATGGTTTGGGGCTTGTGCAACTCAGGGTTGTAGGCCTGGTTCTAACACCTTCCAGCCAAGTGACTTCAACTCTCTGAGCCAGTTTCCTCAACTGTCCAAAGGGAAATTATGGGCCTTTCAGTGCTGCCAAAGGACTGGGTAAGGACAGTGTGAGGAAAACACTGAGCTCAGTGGCTGCCCGTGCTCCATAGTGACCTCTATCTCCACCCCGCCCCTTCCTCCGGTTCTCCCGGTGCGTGGTGGTGACCCTAGGGCCAGGGGGTGCTATCAGAGAAGCTCCGAAGCTTCAGCATGCAGGACCTGACCCTGATCCGGGACGAGGATGCACTGACCCTGCAGGGGCCTGACAGCCGTCTCCGACCCAACCCTGGCAGCCTCCTGGATACCATTGAGGACTTAGGTACAGGCAGGGCCcaggactgggcagagggaggggggacctCAAGGGCATGGAGGCCAGGTAGGAGAGCCACCAGACCtctgttctcctttctttccccaaaccAGGAGATGACCCTGCCCTGAATTTAAGATCTAGCACAAACCAGGCAGATCCCCGGACAGAGACCTCTGAAGATGATATGGGAGACAAGGCCCCTAAGAGGGTCAAACCTGTCAAAAAAGTGCCCAAAGCTGAGGTGAGAGCCCAGGCCAGAgcagggggaaatggggaggaggTGTGACCCCAGGCTGAACTCTCTaacttcttctctccttcccgcAGCCACTGGCTTCCAAGACACTGAAGACCCGGCCCAAGAAGAAGACCTCTGGTGGGGGTGACTTGGCTTGAGGTTCTGACCCCCCGGAGGCTGCACACTGTGCCAGTAACCCACACGCCTCCGGCCCCAGGGCCCCTCAGATGGCTGTTTCTGGTGCCTGCCCAGTGACCACTCCTCTGGAAGGGCTTGGAAAAGAGGAGGGAGGCCCTGCTATGGGGGTGGAGGGTAGAGGCTGGAGGAGTTACTGAAGACTGAGCCCCCCCAAGGAGGCGGGGGCTCCTTAGAGCCCAAACTGCTATTCTCCCTGCTCCAGTCCTGCTCCCACCCACCCAGTGCCTTGCTGAAGACCATGGCCATCCCCTTTTCTGAGGTCCTAATATGCCCCCACTGCTCTCTCCGGGCTGGGGGAGCAGTCACAGCCCAGACTGACCAGAGATGGGCCTGAAGGCACCTGGGAGacggagggagaggggaaggcttCAGAGAACTTGTGGCACAGGCCACAGATGTGAATGGAGGACAGGGGCTTAGCATGTGCTTAAATGACCAGGATGATGAGGCCAGAGCTGCAGCTGGGGGCATTGGATAGGGCTGTGTGCTACATGTCCCCACTAAAAAGAAGTGGGGTCCTaggggtgtgagtgtgtgtgtg belongs to Acinonyx jubatus isolate Ajub_Pintada_27869175 chromosome A1, VMU_Ajub_asm_v1.0, whole genome shotgun sequence and includes:
- the REEP2 gene encoding receptor expression-enhancing protein 2 isoform X1, coding for MVSWIISRLVVLIFGTLYPAYSSYKAVKTKNVKEYVKWMMYWIVFAFFTTAETLTDIVLSWFPFYFELKIAFVIWLLSPYTKGSSVLYRKFVHPTLSNKEKEIDEYITQARDKSYETMMRVGKRGLNLAANAAVTAAAKGQGVLSEKLRSFSMQDLTLIRDEDALTLQGPDSRLRPNPGSLLDTIEDLGDDPALNLRSSTNQADPRTETSEDDMGDKAPKRVKPVKKVPKAEPLASKTLKTRPKKKTSGGGDLA
- the REEP2 gene encoding receptor expression-enhancing protein 2 isoform X2 produces the protein MVSWIISRLVVLIFGTLYPAYSSYKAVKTKNVKEYVKWMMYWIVFAFFTTAETLTDIVLSWFPFYFELKIAFVIWLLSPYTKGSSVLYRKFVHPTLSNKEKEIDEYITQARDKSYETMMRVGKRGLNLAANAAVTAAAKGVLSEKLRSFSMQDLTLIRDEDALTLQGPDSRLRPNPGSLLDTIEDLGDDPALNLRSSTNQADPRTETSEDDMGDKAPKRVKPVKKVPKAEPLASKTLKTRPKKKTSGGGDLA
- the REEP2 gene encoding receptor expression-enhancing protein 2 isoform X3; translated protein: MMYWIVFAFFTTAETLTDIVLSWFPFYFELKIAFVIWLLSPYTKGSSVLYRKFVHPTLSNKEKEIDEYITQARDKSYETMMRVGKRGLNLAANAAVTAAAKGQGVLSEKLRSFSMQDLTLIRDEDALTLQGPDSRLRPNPGSLLDTIEDLGDDPALNLRSSTNQADPRTETSEDDMGDKAPKRVKPVKKVPKAEPLASKTLKTRPKKKTSGGGDLA